In bacterium, the DNA window GTCAAGCTCGGCCAGCCGGCGACCACCCTCTCCGGCGGCGAGGCCCAGCGCGTCAAGCTGGCCCGCGAGCTCACCAAGCGTTCCACCGGCAAGACCGTCTACATCCTCGACGAGCCCACCACGGGGCTGCACTTCGCCGACATCGCCAAGCTGCTGGGCGTCCTGCAGACCTTCGTGGACTCGGGCAACACGGTCATCGTCATCGAGCACAACCTGGACGTGATAAAGAACGCCGACTACATCGTGGACCTGGGCCCCGAGGGCGGGGACGACGGGGGGCGGATAATCGCCCGGGGCACGCCGGAGAAGGTCGCCCTCATCGAGGAGTCCTACACCGGCAACGTCCTGCGCCAGGTCCTGCCCCGGTTCGCCGAGACCGTCCCCGACGCGGTGGGCGAGCGGTAGGGGCCGGGTGAGGGTCGAAGCGGCCCCCCTCTCCCTGTGGGAGCGGCGCGCCGACGGGAATGAGGGTGAGGGCTACCTTAGAAAAAAACGGGCCGACCTGAAGGTCGGCCCCTACATCATCGCAAGCCTGGGCGAGGGGTGCAGCGGTCCCCTCCCCCCTTTGGGGGGAGGGCTAGGGAGAGGGGTGCAGCGGTTTCCGTCTCCCTTCCAGGGAGAGGCTCGCCTACGGGCTGGGGTGAGGGTCGGGGTTGTGAACGTGAAAACGGCGGGGATGGGAATCCCCGCCCTACGTAACGAAACACAGCAATATCACGTAGGGGCGACCGTCCACGGTCGCCCTCGGGCGGGTCTAAAGACCCGCCCCCTACGTCGTCGCAATTGACGGGGCACGGGCCGTGGTGAGGGCACGTATCACCCCCCCCCCGAGGTCGGGGCGATGGTTCATTGCCCCCGGCGATTCTAACGGGTATAATAGCCCTTCCACTGAGCTGAAACCGCGCCTGGACGCCATCTGATGCTTATAACCGCCGCTCGCTCGACCATCGCGCTCCTCATCGCCGCCGTACTCCTGGCCGGTTGCGGCGGGGGCGAGGCCCCGATCCCCGAGGACGTCGGGGCGCAGCCGGTGAACGACGGCCCGTCCCCCCTCCCCGGTCCGCCGGGAGACACGGCCGAAGGCGCGGAACGTCCGAGCGTGACCTATACCTCCATCTGCACCCCTCCCGGCGGCGAGCCCTTCTCCACCGAGGTGACCCTCACCCGGTGCGCGGACTGCGCCGAGGCCTTCGAGCTCGTCTGGACCGGCGGGGGTCACGACGCCCGGGGCGTGGGGATGACCTTCGGGGAAGGTCTCTTCGCCGTGGCCCGGATCGGCCCCGGGGGACTGGTCGTCGGCGTGTACCGGCTCGAGGAGCGGGGGCTCACCGGGCGCTGGACCGGCGGCGACGGAATCGGCGCGGAGGCCATCGGCGAGGCCTCCGGCGAACCGCCGACCCTGGGCGCGTGGCCCGAGGACGCGGTGTTCGAGGTGACCGGGGAGGGCCCCGACGGGGCGGAGTACCAGGGCTTCCTCCAGGCCAAGCCCTGGAACGGGGCGGTGGTGCTGCGCTGGACCGTGGGGGAGGAGCAGATACCCGGCGGCGCGCTTCCCGTCGGCGACTGGCTCGTGGCCGGCTTCAACCAGGGCACCTACGGCGTCTCCGTGTACGCGAGGGACGAGAACGGCTGGCGGGGGCGGTGGTACGCCCCGGGGAACGGCGCCTTCGGCGAGGAGTCGCTGGCGCCCTACGCCGAGTGAACGTTGAGATCGGCGCCGAAACGGCCTATACTTGGAACGTAACCTGGGCCCGCTACGAGCGGAATGCCCGCGGCGGCACGCAGAGGACTCGTCCTACGGAGCCGCCCTACACGTACACCGGACCCGCGACACGGGAGGGGAGGTGCGCGGTGAAGAAGCTCTTCGCGGTCCTGACCCTGGCGGCGTTCGCCCCCGCACCGGCGGGCAACGTCTACGTGGCCGATTACGAATCCTACGCCGACCTCAACGTCTACGTCGCGGACTACGAGTCCTACGCCGATTTGAACGTCTACGTAGTGGACTACGAGAGCTACGCCGCAGGCGAGGACGCCCTGTGGTATTTCGTGGACTACGAGTCCTACGCCGACGTGGTCATCTACTACGTGGATTACGAGTCCTACGCCGACCTCAAGGTGTACTTCGTGGACTACGAGTCCTACGCCGGCTGGAACAAGGGCCATCCATGGCAGGAACGCCTGCACTGATCCCCCTCGTCGGGGACCGGTTTGACGGGGAACGCCGGGGGCCGTTCCCCTTCTTGAACCCCGGGAATCGGCCGTGAGATATTCCACCGCATCGCTTTTGATAATCCTGGCCGCCTCGGCCGGGGCTCTCCCCCTGGTGGGCCTGGAGGGGGACGGGGCGGAGCTGCCCGAGCTGACCGTGCTCCGGGTGGGGGAGGAATTCGACGAGGAGCTGGCGGATCGGGCGCTCAAAGCGGCGGCGGCCTCCCTGGCCGCTGAGGGCTACCTGGACGCCCGGTTGGTGCCTTCATCGTCTGCGCGCGAGGGCGGCGTGCTGCTGCGGGTCACCCTGGAGCGGGGCGAGCGGGCCCCCCTGGGCGGGCTGACGGTGAACGGCGCCCGGGCCGTCGAGCCGCGGCTGGTCGAGGCGGCGGCGCGCACCGGCTGGCGCAGGGACGGGCCGACCGGCCTCATCCGGGCCGTGGGCGACCTCTACGCCTCGGCGGGCTACCTGAACGCCGAGGTGGCGCTGGTCGAGCCGAGACGCGCGGACGACGGGTCGCTCAACCTGACCCTTGAGCTGGCGGAGGGAGACCTCACCTGCGTGGACACGATCGAGGTCGTGGGCCTGGACGACGACGCGCAGCGCACCGCCCTGGCCGCCCTGGGGCTGGCGCGGGGCGACCCCTTGACCCCCAACGCCCTGGAGGCGGCCCGACGCCGCATGGAACGAACGGGTTACTACGACCACGTCGCGCTCACCCTCGACGGGACGACCCTGCGGCTCGAGGTCGAGCCGGGGCGGACGGTTTACTTCGACGGCGCCCTGGGCCTCGGCGAAACGGGGGGCGAGACCGAGCTCTACGGGGAGATCCAGTTCAGCCTCGTTAACCTGGGCGGCGGGGGGCACGACCTCGCGGGGCTGTACAGACGGACTTCTCCCGACAACGCCGACTACCGGGCGGCATACACCGAGCGGTTCCTCTTCGGCAGTCGGGCAGCGCTGGAACTAGCCTACACCGGCCTCCGACGCGCCAACCGCCGCTCCGACGCCGGCGAGGCCGAATTGCGCCAGCCGCTGGGCGACCACCTCGAGCTCTCCATCGCCGCCCGGTTCTCCTCCGACTTTCAGGAGGGCGTCGGGTCGAGTGTCTATCTGGGCGCCGGGCTGGGGGCCCTTCTGGATTACACCGACCGGCCGCGCGACCCCACCGACGGCTTCGACCTGTGGTGCAGGCTGGAAGCCGGCCAGCGGCGCTACGATGCTCGGCGGGAGACGCCGCTCCGGGCCCGGCTGGGGGGCGACGGATTCTGGACGCCCCTCGAACCGCACACCCTCGCGCTGTTGCTGGAGGGCGGGCTGGCCGACGTCCGGCCGCCGGTGTCCCTGGACTGCTTCTACCTGGGCGGCGCGTACAGACCCCGCGGCTACCGCAACCGCGAGCTGCCCACCGACGCGTACGCCCTGGCCACGGCCGAGTACCGACTGCGGCTGGGGGATTCGGGACGCCTCTTCGCCTTCGGCGACTTCGCCTACTATCGGCCGCTCTCCACCGCGCCCTTCACGACCCCGACGACGTGGACACGGGCCCTCGGTTACGGAATCGGCCTGGTCGTCAACCTGGGGGTGGGCAGCCTCGAGGTGGTTTACGCCCTCAACGAGGATTCGAGCCTGGACTCCGGCGTCCTGGAGGTACGGCTCGTCCTGGACCGCCTGCTGTAATGTTGACACACCCGCGGGGCGCCGCTATACTCGATCTTCGAAGCGAAACTCCAACCCCTGAAACGGAGGTCCGTTTTGAAAACCGCAAAATTTTTCCTGCTCTTTCTCGCCTTCGCCTTCCTCTTCGGCCTGGTCGGCTGCGAGGAGGAGGCCAAGGTGGAAGGGGAGAACGGCGAGGCTGAAGTCGTCCCCACCAAGCCGGGCACATTCACCACGGAGCTCGGCGAGTGGGTCACCTACACGGCCCAGGACGTGGGCGAGGTCACCCTGGCTCTGGTCGGTGAGGAGGAGTTCGGGGGCGTCCCCGGCTACTGGATCGAAGTGGTCGTACCCGAGGAGGGCCAGAAGGTCGTCGTGAAGGTGCTGGTCGAGAAGGAGGCCTACGAGGAGTTCGGTAAAGAGATCGTGGAATGGCTCCAGAACCCCGAGATTCCCGAGGAAGGCATGTTGGCCGACGCCATGGCCATGCAGGGCGTGGAAGGTGAGGGCGAGGCCACGGCCGCGGACATCCAGACCGGCCTCGACGAGTTCAACAAGATCGTCCTGCGCCTCATCGTGGAGGCCGAGGGTCAGGCCTTCGAGATAGACATCCCCAGCTTCACCAAGCTCATCGGCGACCAGGCCGCCGCCGGCATGGAGATGGCCACCGAGATGGCCGAGGCCTACGGCGGCGAGAAGGCGGCCGAGGAAACCCCCATGCCGACCTTCGAGCTGGTCAAGAACGTCAAGGCCGAGGTCGGCGGCAAGACCTACGCCTGCGACAAAGTGGTGGTCACCCACGAGGGCGAGTCCGTGGAGATTTACTTCTCCCCCGAGGTGCCCTTCTTCGGCCTGGTCAAGGTCGTCTCCAAGGACGGGGAGCCCCTGGTTCTGACCGACTACGGCCGGTCGGGCTACAAGAGCCAGCTCACCTCCGCCGAGCCGATGAAGATCGACGCCAACGCCCTGATGATGATGTTCATGGGCGGGATGATGCTGGACCAGGGCGCCGGCGGGATGCCCGGCGGCATGGAGGGCATGGACCCCGAGATGCTCAAGGCCCTGGAGGAGTTCCAGAAGATGGGCGGCTAACCGCCCGGTTACGTCTCCGAGTGAACAGAGGGACCGCCCGCGCGGTCCCTTTTTAACGCCGTAGAAGTCGCCTGAACGGTCTCCCTCTCCCTGTGGGAGAGGGCAGGGGTGAGGGCTTCCTTAGATAAATAAGGCGGGTGGATTCAACCTATGGGGAATCAACACCCGCCTGCCTTACCGTCACTTATCTTTTCATATCGAGCATCGTTAATAGATATCCGAGCAATATAGATAGTGTAAAAATCAATCCAATAACTTGCCCTATAGGTGTATCATGAAATAGTATTGTGCATAGTTCGCTGATGATTATAGTGACGGTACCCAGTAGGAACAGTAACTTACTATCATTCATGTCTTCATATCAACCTCCTTCCGTTTAAATATATAAATGTTGGCTCATTTAATTGCGCACTATTATGTACAATAAACCGCGCCCAAGCAGTAATTCAAACCTATATTATTATACCACAGCTCCAGCAATAAGTCAAGAGCTATTTTAATATATCCTTCCTCAAACACAAATCGGGCCGACCTTAAGGTCGGCCCCTACGAGGGTGATGTGCGATTCAATCAAATTGCGTAGGGCAGGGGCTCTGTACCCCGCCCTATTTTTCAAAGGAAGCCCTCACCCCCATCCCCTCTCCCCCGGGGTGAGGGGGGCCCCACAACCCTCCGCCGCGTTTGCGATGATGTAGGGCGGCCCCTCTGCGGGCCGCCGTCCGACCCTCACCCCAACCCTCTCCCTAGAAGGGAGAGGGGGATCGCGGGCCGCCCTACCGCTTCCGCTGCGTCCGCAGGAACCGGATCATCTTCGGCACCGCGTGCGGCACCAGCTCCCTGACCATGTGCGGCAGCAGACGGTCCATCACACCCGGCATCAGCTCCGGCATCTGCTCGGCCATGTAGTCCGGCATGGGGACTATCCCCCCGATGCGCTCGAGCATGGTCGCCATGACCTTGGGCATCATCCCCGGCAGCAGCATCGGGAAGAGAATCGGGAACAGCGGCCGCATCAAAAAGAGCATCCCGCCGCCCACCGGCCCCAGCCGCCCGATGAACCGCATCATCGCGCCCATGCCCAGCGGCATGGCCTTGAGCAATTCGGGCCACATGGTGTCCATGAGCTCGGCGAAGCCCTTGGGCGTCATGAGGGCGATCATCTTCTCGAAGACGGCCCACTGGCGCCGGACCTCCGGCTCGGGGTCGGGGAAATCGTAGCCGAGCTTCCCGGCGGCGAAGCGCGCCAGGTCCTGCACCTGGACCTTCACGTCCTTTTTGTCCCGGCTGACGCGGAGCTGGAACTCGCAGCAGGGGCAGAGGGCCAGGACCTTTTCGGCCCCCACGTCCACGGCCTCGTTGAGGCGCTCCTCGCCGATGTCGGCGGCCACGGGCGGGTCCTTGATGAGCGTGAGCACCGAGCCGCAGCAGTGGCCCTCCTCGCGGTTGTGCGCCATCTCGACGAAGTCAACGCCGGGCACGGCCTTTATCATCGCCCGCGGCTCCTCGTACACCCCGGACACGCGCCCGATGTGGCAGGAGTCGTGCCAGGTGACACGCTCCCTCTCGCCGCCGTTTTCCGGGAACTCGAACTCCCCGGCGGCCAGCTTCTCGGAAATAATCTCCGAGTAGTGCCGGGTCTTTATGTCGTACTCGACGCCCAACTCCTTCGCCCAGCCGGCGTAGTGGTGGCGCCACATCATGTCGCAGGCCGGGCAGGAGGTGACCACCGTTTTCGCGCCGGTGGCCTTGACCGCCGCGATGTTCTTCCGCACCGTTTCCAGAAAAACGTCCCACTTCCCGGCCACGAGCATGGGCGTGCCGCAGCAGTTCTCCACCTCGCCCAGGGTGGTGAAGTCCACCCCCGCCTCGTCCAGAAGGCGCACCGTGGCCTGGGCGATGTCGTGCTCGACGTAGCTGGCGGTGCAGCCGGCGAAGTAGACGATCGGGGCCTTGACGCCGGGGCCGTGCTTGGCGGCCAGGTCCTCGGGGAACCAGTCGGCGCGGTTCTTCCGATACCCGGCCCAGATGTTCCCCTGGGCCGTGGTGGCGGCCCCCATCACCTCGAAGGGCGGGAAGGTCATCCGGCCGTCGTCCTGGATGAGCTTTCCACGCAGCTTCATCCAGGCCGGCTCGATGGGCAGCGACGCCGAGCAGCGCAGGTTGCACAGCTCGCAGGTCGTGCACACCAGGAAGGTGTCCACCATCGCCTGGTCCCACTTCACCTTGCCTTCCATCATCCGACGGAGCCAGTACCATTTGCCGCGCGGGCTCTGGCTCTCCCACCCCCGGCCGTAGAACTGGTCGCAGGCGTCCACGCAGTAGCCGCACTGGGAGCAGGAGTAGGCGTACCAGGCCACGTCGGCGGGGATGCCCCGGACCGGCTTCTTCGGCCGCTCGCCTATCTCAACGGAAACCCCGTTCCCGAGGGCCCGGACCAGCGGCTCGAAAAACCCGGCCAGGCCCATGAACACCCCCACCAGCCCGTTGGACAAAACCTTGCGCGGGTTCAGGAGCCGTTTGGGGTCCGCCTCGCGCTTCGCGCCCCTGAGCCTTTTGACCTTTTCGGCCCCCAGAATGCCGTCGGCCAGGCCGGCGAAGTAGAGGCCGGTGGCGTAGGGACGGCCGCCGTGACGCCGCGCGATTTTCATTATCGAGAGTGACAGGGCGAAGAGGAAGGTGTAGCCGAAGCGCCGCTCGTCCGCGGGGATGAAGCCGAGAATCACCGCCTCCGGCACGCCGCCCCGGCCCTCGCGGATTATCACCGCCTCCTTGACCACCGGCTGCCGGAGCTTTTCCTCGATCTCGGTCATCACGTCGCCCAGATTTTTCAACGGAACGACCACCTCGGCCGGGACCAGGGACGGACCGAGCCGCTTGACCACCATCAGGTTGAAGCGGTTCCCCCACTCGTGCCGGGCGATTTTATCGGAAAGTATCTCGGCGGAGCACTCGGGGTGCGGGGTGTCGAAGTAGGCGTGGATGCGCTCGGCGTCGCGCTTGCGGAAGGTGAGCGTCATGACGTAGGTCTCGGGCAGAAGGACCCGCTCCTCGACCGGCTCGCCGTGGTGCTCCCGCAGGGGGGACAGGTTTTTCAGCTTGGCCATGCGCGGGTTGATGAACATCATGGACCACACCGGCAGCCCCTCGGCCATGATGCGCTCGATGAAGCGCTGGAGGTCGTGGGCGTCGGCGCAGGAGATGGAGATGACGTCCAGCTCCTCGGCGGGCATTACCCTGACGGTCACCCGGCTGATGAAGCCCGTGGTGCCCATGGCGTCGGATACGAGATCCAAGTCGTCGCCGGCGAGCTCGCGCACCTCGCCCGAGGACAGGACGACGCGGGCCGAGATTACGTTGTCCGCGAAGTAGCCGTACTCGTAAGCGCCCAGGCCCGCGCCCCCGTGCGCCAGCCAGCCGCCCACCGTCGAGGAGGGGTAGCTGGTGGGGTAGGTGCGCAGGGTCAGGCCTTTCGGTTTCAATTGCGCGTCGAGCTGCTCCCAGGTGATACCCGGCTCCACGGTGGCGGTGAGGTTTTTCGCGTCTATCTCGAGCACGTCCCGCATCCGGTAAAAATCCACCACCAGGCCCTTTTTGACCGGCAGGACGCCGCCGTAGCCCGAGGTGGCCTTGCCCCTCGGGGTGAGCGGGATGCCGCGCCCGCAGGCCCAGGTCACCAGCTCGACCAGCTCGGCCTCGTCCGCCGGCTGGACCACGGCGCGGGGAACGGTCCCGCCGATGAGCGGCTTCAAGAGCTTGGGGACCGAGGCGATGTCGTGGCCGCAGAGCATCCGCTCGGTTTTATCGAAGGTCACCCGGCCGGGGAATCGCTCCCCGAGGTGCTCCCGTAGTTTTTTACCTAACCCTGCCATGTCGGCTCCTTTTAAAGATTCGTCGTTTAATTTTCCTAGATTGAGTTCCAGTCGAGGGCGCCGAGCTCCTCCCAGGTTATCTCCCTGAGGGCGGAGCTGTGCCGCTGGCGGCAGACGGCCTCGATGACGGCGCCCGCCGCCGGGTCGGTGACGTGGAAGACCACCTGGGCCCCCTCGCGGCTGCCCGAGACGACCCCGGCCGAGCGCAGCTTGGCCAGATGCTGGGCGACGGTGCTCTGGGGCCGCCCCAGGACGGCGACGATTTCGCCCTGTGTGACCGGCGAGCGCGCCAGGCCGCAGGTGATGGCCAGGCGGAGGGGGTGGGCGAGGGCGCGGAAGAGTTTTGCCGTTTCCTTGAAATCCGCCAGGGTGGGTGCTTCGGGCACGGCGCGTCTCCTTTTTCGTGTTTATGCGATAACCGAATAACCGGATTTAGTGTAGACGAAAATTGAACATCTGTCAAGGGAAGAATGAAAACGGCGGGGACTGAAATCCCCGCCCTACATTCACCGGCAATGCCGATTCGTCGTAGGGGCGACCGTCCACGGTCGCCCGCGGGCGGACCTAAAGGTCCGCCCCTACATCATCGCAACGAGGCGAGGGCTGGGGTGAGGGTCGAGGCCGGGAACGTGAAATCGGCGGGGTTAGGAAACCCCGCCCTACGAAATTTGTTTGAATCTCGCGTCACCCTCGCAGGGGCCGACCGTCAATCCTTGAACAGCCACCACTTCAGCTCTTCGGGGTCGGTATCCGGCTTCTCGGCGTAGCGCCGCGCGGCGCGGAAGATGTAGAGCGTGCAGGAATCAACCTGTTTCCCCCGCAGCTTGCACAGTTTTTCGAAAAGTTCCTCGGGCGTCTGCCGCGTGAGGTCGAACACGCCGCGGATTCCCAAATCGTAAAGGTCCTCGGCTGTCCGGGGGCCCACGCTGGGAATCTTTACCAACTCCCGCAGAACCTCCACCTTCATCGGTCTGTGCACGGTTCCCTCCATGAGGACGATTTGTCGGGGATGTTAAAGGGTCAATCGTCGGCCGGCCGGCGGGCCGATAGCATCAGCTCGTAGTCGTCGCAGGTGACGGGGAGGCGGTTCCACGCGCCCGCGGTGCCGCCCCAGACGCCGAGCACCTCCAGCCCCGCCAGGCGGGCGAGGAGGAGGAGCTCCGGCGCCGTGTAGCTGCGCTCCAGGAGCCGCACCGACCCGCCGCCCTCCACCTCGAGGTTGAACGTCTCCACTAGGGCGGCCGGGTCGTAGTGCCCGGCGGCGACCTCGTCCGTGCCGACCCCACGGATGTAGCGCAGGGCGCTGAGGGCGTTCGCCAGGAGCCTCCCGCCGGGGACGAGCGCCGCGGCCATCCGCCCCAGGAGCGCCGCCCCTTGCTCGAGGGGGTCGTCGGCGTAGGAGAGGAGCCCGAAGGCACCCTCGCAGATTGAAATCACGGCGTCGAAGGGCCCCGGGGGCAGCCCGCGGGCGGCATCCATCCTCACCAGGTCGAGCTCCACGCCGGCCTCCGCGGCCGCGCGCCGGGCCTCGGTCAGCATCCCTTCCGAAATGTCCACCCCGGTCACCCGGAACCCCCGCCGGGCCAGCTCCACCGCGTGACGCCCGGTGCCGCAGCCCACGTCCAGGACGCTCATAGGCGGCGCGAGGCCCAGCTCGGCGACGATGAACTCCACCTCGGCCGCGGTGTGGGCGGTGAACGGCTCGCGGTGATAGGCGGCGGCGTGGGCGTCGAAGTATTTCTGCCACTCGTTCCCGTCCATACTTACCGGTTCCTCTCTCCGCGGCGGGCCGCCAGCCAGTCCGAAAGGTCGGGCAGTTCCCGGGTGTTCAGGACATCGGCGGCGGTAAGCCAGGCCTTGCGGGCGATGCCCACCCCGAGGGCCACGGTATCGAACATCTCGGCCCGGTGGGCGTCG includes these proteins:
- a CDS encoding DUF6150 family protein translates to MKKLFAVLTLAAFAPAPAGNVYVADYESYADLNVYVADYESYADLNVYVVDYESYAAGEDALWYFVDYESYADVVIYYVDYESYADLKVYFVDYESYAGWNKGHPWQERLH
- a CDS encoding BamA/TamA family outer membrane protein codes for the protein MRYSTASLLIILAASAGALPLVGLEGDGAELPELTVLRVGEEFDEELADRALKAAAASLAAEGYLDARLVPSSSAREGGVLLRVTLERGERAPLGGLTVNGARAVEPRLVEAAARTGWRRDGPTGLIRAVGDLYASAGYLNAEVALVEPRRADDGSLNLTLELAEGDLTCVDTIEVVGLDDDAQRTALAALGLARGDPLTPNALEAARRRMERTGYYDHVALTLDGTTLRLEVEPGRTVYFDGALGLGETGGETELYGEIQFSLVNLGGGGHDLAGLYRRTSPDNADYRAAYTERFLFGSRAALELAYTGLRRANRRSDAGEAELRQPLGDHLELSIAARFSSDFQEGVGSSVYLGAGLGALLDYTDRPRDPTDGFDLWCRLEAGQRRYDARRETPLRARLGGDGFWTPLEPHTLALLLEGGLADVRPPVSLDCFYLGGAYRPRGYRNRELPTDAYALATAEYRLRLGDSGRLFAFGDFAYYRPLSTAPFTTPTTWTRALGYGIGLVVNLGVGSLEVVYALNEDSSLDSGVLEVRLVLDRLL
- a CDS encoding FAD-binding and (Fe-S)-binding domain-containing protein, producing MAGLGKKLREHLGERFPGRVTFDKTERMLCGHDIASVPKLLKPLIGGTVPRAVVQPADEAELVELVTWACGRGIPLTPRGKATSGYGGVLPVKKGLVVDFYRMRDVLEIDAKNLTATVEPGITWEQLDAQLKPKGLTLRTYPTSYPSSTVGGWLAHGGAGLGAYEYGYFADNVISARVVLSSGEVRELAGDDLDLVSDAMGTTGFISRVTVRVMPAEELDVISISCADAHDLQRFIERIMAEGLPVWSMMFINPRMAKLKNLSPLREHHGEPVEERVLLPETYVMTLTFRKRDAERIHAYFDTPHPECSAEILSDKIARHEWGNRFNLMVVKRLGPSLVPAEVVVPLKNLGDVMTEIEEKLRQPVVKEAVIIREGRGGVPEAVILGFIPADERRFGYTFLFALSLSIMKIARRHGGRPYATGLYFAGLADGILGAEKVKRLRGAKREADPKRLLNPRKVLSNGLVGVFMGLAGFFEPLVRALGNGVSVEIGERPKKPVRGIPADVAWYAYSCSQCGYCVDACDQFYGRGWESQSPRGKWYWLRRMMEGKVKWDQAMVDTFLVCTTCELCNLRCSASLPIEPAWMKLRGKLIQDDGRMTFPPFEVMGAATTAQGNIWAGYRKNRADWFPEDLAAKHGPGVKAPIVYFAGCTASYVEHDIAQATVRLLDEAGVDFTTLGEVENCCGTPMLVAGKWDVFLETVRKNIAAVKATGAKTVVTSCPACDMMWRHHYAGWAKELGVEYDIKTRHYSEIISEKLAAGEFEFPENGGERERVTWHDSCHIGRVSGVYEEPRAMIKAVPGVDFVEMAHNREEGHCCGSVLTLIKDPPVAADIGEERLNEAVDVGAEKVLALCPCCEFQLRVSRDKKDVKVQVQDLARFAAGKLGYDFPDPEPEVRRQWAVFEKMIALMTPKGFAELMDTMWPELLKAMPLGMGAMMRFIGRLGPVGGGMLFLMRPLFPILFPMLLPGMMPKVMATMLERIGGIVPMPDYMAEQMPELMPGVMDRLLPHMVRELVPHAVPKMIRFLRTQRKR
- a CDS encoding metalloregulator ArsR/SmtB family transcription factor, which codes for MPEAPTLADFKETAKLFRALAHPLRLAITCGLARSPVTQGEIVAVLGRPQSTVAQHLAKLRSAGVVSGSREGAQVVFHVTDPAAGAVIEAVCRQRHSSALREITWEELGALDWNSI
- a CDS encoding helix-hairpin-helix domain-containing protein, with product MHRPMKVEVLRELVKIPSVGPRTAEDLYDLGIRGVFDLTRQTPEELFEKLCKLRGKQVDSCTLYIFRAARRYAEKPDTDPEELKWWLFKD
- a CDS encoding class I SAM-dependent methyltransferase, translated to MDGNEWQKYFDAHAAAYHREPFTAHTAAEVEFIVAELGLAPPMSVLDVGCGTGRHAVELARRGFRVTGVDISEGMLTEARRAAAEAGVELDLVRMDAARGLPPGPFDAVISICEGAFGLLSYADDPLEQGAALLGRMAAALVPGGRLLANALSALRYIRGVGTDEVAAGHYDPAALVETFNLEVEGGGSVRLLERSYTAPELLLLARLAGLEVLGVWGGTAGAWNRLPVTCDDYELMLSARRPADD